In the genome of Nocardia terpenica, one region contains:
- a CDS encoding C40 family peptidase, with the protein MAVVGLIGLAVLMLIIGIGGRRHNDPNCLPGMPRGDAREAAMGLLGPTGYGSGCGPSPAAAALAPGSVPPAFEPWIERAATLCPEVTAPLLAAQLKQESGFNPDAQSPAGAVGPAQFMPATWAAHAVDADGTGRKDPHSIPDAVMTQGTYDCELAKIAKAGVAQGKLHGDLTKLWLSMYNCGPEETLREGQVCQNSQTLNYVRAIPAAAHAYAFGAAVVAEALRWRGTPYVWGGGGADGPTAPHGGTAGFDCSSLAMRAIAVASGGQIILPRTSQQQVHDSRGTPEPLSAVQPGDLVFLPGDAPEHVTVYIGDGNVVHAPQPGDVVKISPVAFLGPNASVRRFG; encoded by the coding sequence TTGGCAGTCGTCGGCCTGATCGGCTTGGCGGTCCTGATGCTGATCATCGGCATCGGCGGGCGACGCCACAACGACCCGAACTGTCTGCCCGGCATGCCCAGGGGCGACGCTCGCGAAGCCGCGATGGGTCTGCTCGGCCCAACCGGGTACGGCAGCGGCTGCGGGCCTTCGCCCGCGGCAGCCGCGCTGGCGCCCGGGTCGGTTCCGCCGGCGTTCGAGCCGTGGATCGAACGCGCCGCCACGCTGTGTCCGGAAGTGACCGCGCCGCTGTTGGCCGCGCAGCTGAAACAGGAATCAGGGTTCAACCCCGACGCGCAAAGTCCGGCCGGAGCGGTCGGTCCCGCGCAGTTCATGCCCGCGACTTGGGCCGCGCACGCCGTCGACGCGGACGGCACCGGCCGCAAGGACCCACACAGCATCCCGGACGCGGTCATGACCCAGGGCACCTACGACTGCGAACTCGCCAAGATCGCGAAAGCTGGGGTGGCACAAGGCAAGCTGCACGGCGACCTCACCAAACTGTGGCTGTCGATGTACAACTGCGGGCCCGAGGAGACTCTGCGCGAGGGTCAGGTCTGCCAGAACAGCCAAACGCTGAATTACGTACGTGCGATCCCCGCTGCCGCCCATGCGTACGCGTTCGGTGCCGCCGTGGTCGCCGAAGCGCTGCGCTGGCGCGGCACCCCCTACGTCTGGGGCGGCGGCGGAGCTGACGGGCCGACCGCACCTCACGGCGGGACAGCCGGATTCGACTGCTCCAGTCTGGCCATGCGCGCGATCGCTGTGGCATCGGGCGGGCAGATTATCTTGCCGCGCACCAGCCAGCAACAGGTCCATGACTCCCGCGGAACACCGGAGCCGCTGTCGGCGGTCCAGCCCGGCGACCTCGTGTTCCTGCCGGGGGACGCGCCCGAACACGTGACTGTCTACATCGGCGACGGAAACGTCGTGCACGCCCCCCAACCGGGCGATGTCGTGAAGATCTCGCCTGTCGCATTCCTGGGACCCAATGCCTCAGTCAGGAGGTTCGGATGA
- a CDS encoding TniQ family protein, with product MNDIAITTLPLRVDIIDGEAVDSWIEALARRNGTSPQVLLQALGAGYDLRRTRHLLNTTTDPTILRHLEHMAGLPADRLDAATGRDRSWATHNFASGRSRFCPQCLSASNGRWPLSWRSRWQLACPQHHALLLDTCPACADTPRSLFAGGRDPVPASTCTHIVAPPRGRCGTDLSAAHWRAAPKPVLDNQHWVQQLIAAPAAQTRDPALSGADLLPVISWLLASDLDGALADAQTINPDRSATTYHSDGTPTYLDTALTAALLARARTLLDNPDQPAITLIRTIWANNPRPQRFPPAGIDFRRWQPMNGRFPSRFVRAMDPDLGAMTRLRLKSPITSATHTAHDTTPRLHAIPQMLWPDWTSRLLPASRLNAERFRAALSILLLLPGSHPTGDYTTLLNPRISAGNLTKVLQGMAKLPTGSAVTDVITLLCRIADHLDTTGSPIDYQRRRELLPAKTITWQQWRDVACAAGAHPGDPTRGRLRFAQRHPHQLLAGADLADQRHPLTFRDATDRTSYITFLANLTPQLRCELHRYGQQLLVKLGINEPLTWSPPTALAAGLALPGIDPADLDTDQIRRLVFDEHRCLGDVAEALGLHIDHVRLAMEGLDRPHLQQKSASPAAWHRDRDAARVLTREYFEREYLRGGRNLGDIATETGFGARRVSRVAKQLGIPLRKAADAFPLNPQWLREQYCDRLRTSADIATELGTDQQTINYALHRFAIPTRPQGTYSRTEYLRTLDHTVPARVRTAVEGQLGGWLRLHRFQIAMAFPNLATAMAYLGTHTALLAQFQRLEQQIGGPLFQRADRRTPQHPTTLGQALLADLDTDNVQQLMLQALGTKAMPMPTPAAIEAVRADASSPTPARQPRHPDNHTPRRYSAADTAKQLAAQQRKRDYEQIFADLAIRPIRIAAESTLVILNDLLHAPGEQSYGLAVLHRTGLTEGTVYQALERLHKAGWLTSQLEDEATYRARCAARRPNPTRRRTYYRFTPDGRTAAQRALTNNQIRENARKVRTHQRQTVEKQPDSSRS from the coding sequence ATGAACGACATCGCCATCACCACACTGCCGTTGCGGGTCGACATTATCGACGGCGAAGCCGTGGACTCCTGGATCGAGGCATTGGCCCGCCGCAACGGCACCTCGCCGCAGGTGCTGCTGCAAGCACTCGGCGCCGGTTACGACCTGCGCCGCACCCGGCACCTGCTGAACACAACGACCGACCCTACAATCCTGCGGCACCTGGAACACATGGCCGGGCTGCCCGCTGACCGGCTCGACGCCGCCACGGGCCGCGACCGGTCCTGGGCGACACACAATTTCGCCTCCGGTCGTTCCCGGTTCTGCCCCCAATGCCTGAGCGCCAGCAACGGCCGCTGGCCGCTGAGCTGGCGATCACGATGGCAACTCGCCTGCCCCCAACACCACGCGCTGCTGCTCGACACCTGCCCGGCCTGCGCCGACACGCCACGGAGTCTGTTCGCTGGCGGGCGTGACCCCGTCCCCGCCTCGACCTGCACCCACATCGTCGCGCCACCACGCGGGCGCTGCGGCACCGACCTGTCGGCCGCGCACTGGCGAGCCGCACCCAAACCCGTTCTCGACAACCAACACTGGGTCCAGCAACTCATCGCCGCCCCAGCAGCACAGACCCGCGATCCAGCGCTCTCCGGAGCCGACCTGCTGCCGGTCATTTCCTGGCTGCTGGCCAGCGACCTGGACGGCGCGCTCGCCGACGCGCAGACGATCAACCCCGACCGCAGCGCCACCACCTACCACAGCGACGGCACACCGACCTACCTCGACACCGCACTGACCGCCGCGCTGCTGGCGCGAGCGAGGACCCTCCTCGACAACCCGGACCAGCCCGCTATCACACTCATTCGCACGATCTGGGCGAACAACCCACGCCCACAACGATTCCCGCCAGCCGGGATCGACTTCCGGCGCTGGCAGCCGATGAACGGCAGGTTCCCCAGCAGATTCGTCCGAGCCATGGACCCCGACCTGGGTGCGATGACCCGGCTGCGGCTCAAAAGCCCCATCACCTCGGCGACCCACACCGCCCACGACACCACACCCCGGCTGCATGCGATACCGCAAATGCTGTGGCCGGACTGGACCTCACGACTGCTACCAGCCTCGAGACTCAACGCCGAACGGTTCCGTGCTGCGCTGAGCATTCTGCTACTCCTGCCCGGCAGCCACCCCACCGGCGACTACACGACGCTACTGAACCCGAGAATCTCCGCAGGCAACCTCACCAAGGTGCTGCAAGGCATGGCGAAACTACCCACCGGATCCGCCGTCACCGACGTGATCACCCTGCTCTGCCGCATCGCCGACCACCTCGACACCACCGGCTCACCGATCGACTACCAACGCCGCCGCGAACTCCTCCCGGCCAAAACGATCACCTGGCAGCAATGGCGCGACGTGGCCTGCGCGGCCGGAGCCCACCCAGGCGACCCGACCAGAGGCCGTCTGCGGTTCGCGCAACGTCACCCCCACCAGCTGCTCGCCGGCGCGGATTTGGCCGACCAACGACACCCACTCACCTTTCGAGACGCCACCGACCGCACCAGCTACATCACCTTCCTGGCCAACCTCACCCCGCAGCTGCGCTGCGAGCTGCACCGATACGGGCAGCAACTGCTCGTGAAGCTGGGCATCAACGAACCCCTCACCTGGTCACCACCCACCGCACTCGCCGCGGGCCTCGCGCTACCCGGCATCGATCCCGCCGATCTCGACACCGATCAAATCCGACGCCTCGTCTTCGACGAACACCGCTGCCTCGGCGACGTCGCCGAGGCCCTCGGCCTCCACATCGACCACGTCCGGCTGGCGATGGAGGGCTTGGACCGGCCTCACCTGCAACAAAAGAGCGCCTCACCCGCCGCCTGGCACCGCGACCGTGACGCCGCCAGGGTCTTGACCCGTGAGTACTTCGAACGCGAATACCTCCGCGGCGGACGCAACCTCGGCGATATCGCCACCGAAACCGGATTCGGTGCACGGCGTGTCAGCCGCGTCGCCAAACAGCTCGGCATCCCCCTGCGCAAAGCCGCCGACGCGTTCCCGCTCAACCCGCAATGGCTGCGTGAACAGTACTGCGACCGGCTGCGCACCAGCGCCGACATCGCTACCGAACTCGGCACCGACCAGCAGACCATCAACTACGCGCTGCACCGGTTCGCCATCCCCACCCGCCCCCAAGGCACCTACAGCCGCACCGAATACCTGCGCACCCTCGACCACACCGTGCCCGCACGCGTCCGAACCGCGGTCGAAGGTCAACTCGGCGGCTGGCTTCGCCTGCACCGCTTCCAGATCGCCATGGCGTTCCCCAACCTCGCCACTGCCATGGCCTACCTCGGCACACACACAGCACTGCTCGCGCAGTTCCAGCGACTCGAACAGCAGATAGGCGGCCCCCTGTTCCAGCGCGCCGACCGACGCACACCCCAACACCCCACCACGCTGGGGCAAGCGCTGCTGGCCGACCTCGACACCGACAACGTTCAACAGCTGATGCTCCAAGCATTGGGCACCAAGGCCATGCCTATGCCAACTCCCGCAGCCATCGAAGCAGTCCGAGCGGACGCATCCTCACCAACACCGGCCCGGCAACCCCGACACCCCGACAACCACACCCCACGAAGGTATTCCGCCGCCGACACCGCGAAACAACTTGCCGCACAGCAACGCAAACGCGACTACGAACAGATCTTCGCCGACCTCGCCATACGTCCAATACGCATCGCGGCCGAAAGCACGCTGGTAATCCTCAACGACCTGCTCCACGCCCCCGGCGAGCAGTCCTACGGTCTCGCGGTGCTGCACCGCACCGGACTCACCGAGGGCACCGTCTACCAGGCCCTCGAACGCCTCCACAAGGCCGGATGGCTCACCAGCCAGCTTGAGGACGAGGCCACCTACCGCGCCCGATGCGCCGCACGACGGCCCAACCCCACCCGTCGCCGCACCTACTACCGATTCACTCCCGACGGCCGCACAGCAGCCCAACGAGCCCTCACCAACAACCAAATACGAGAAAACGCCAGAAAGGTGAGAACACACCAACGCCAAACCGTTGAGAAGCAACCAGATTCGAGCCGGTCATGA
- a CDS encoding DUF1173 family protein, producing the protein MYVINGQPIDSDHGNAQAMLAAAHATGTRPRCTCQGGDGGDMYIAKVSGRYLIKRMPGTGSTHDPMCTSYALPPEVSGLAHLLGKAVKEQPETTRITLGFPLTHHRRRVATAAAATEVDDSGGDPTKLTLRGLLHLLWDDAGFTRWTPGMLGKRNWATIRKYLLCAAEDKTTNRTPLVNRLWIPETFNSESKAEIIARRTAALSHITGNRSHRRLMIAVGEIKRITPTITGAALLFKHVPDLPLHLANETYTRMVATFDTELSLRADNPDTHLIGILTFGESDKGTTDVEQIAVMTVTQHWIPVTTPTEKHLVDRLTDDQRRFVKSLRYNQGPDTPMAALTLIDTSPVTACYIIGTDDSDLLRSGIDSLISTSQLDSWIFDAANETPPPAVARRDRRSHDEPDQPTLDIELPDPPEGNHGDE; encoded by the coding sequence ATGTATGTCATCAACGGACAACCCATCGACAGCGACCACGGCAACGCCCAAGCCATGCTCGCCGCAGCACACGCCACCGGAACCCGGCCACGCTGCACGTGCCAAGGCGGCGACGGCGGCGATATGTACATCGCCAAGGTCAGCGGCCGATACCTGATCAAACGAATGCCCGGCACCGGATCGACCCACGACCCGATGTGTACCTCCTACGCACTGCCACCCGAAGTCTCCGGACTGGCGCACCTACTGGGAAAGGCGGTGAAAGAGCAACCCGAGACCACCCGGATCACCCTCGGATTCCCTCTGACCCACCACAGACGCCGCGTCGCCACCGCAGCCGCGGCCACCGAGGTCGATGACAGCGGCGGCGATCCCACCAAGCTGACTTTGCGCGGTCTGCTGCACCTGCTGTGGGACGACGCCGGATTCACCCGGTGGACACCGGGCATGCTCGGCAAACGCAACTGGGCCACGATCCGCAAGTACCTACTCTGCGCCGCAGAAGACAAGACGACCAACCGGACTCCGCTGGTCAATCGGCTCTGGATACCCGAAACGTTCAACTCCGAGAGTAAGGCCGAGATCATCGCCCGGCGCACGGCCGCCCTGTCTCACATCACCGGCAACCGATCGCACCGCCGGCTCATGATCGCCGTCGGCGAGATCAAACGCATCACGCCGACCATCACCGGCGCCGCACTGCTGTTCAAGCACGTACCGGACCTCCCGCTACACCTCGCGAACGAGACGTACACGCGGATGGTCGCGACGTTCGACACCGAACTGTCGCTGCGAGCCGACAACCCCGACACGCATCTGATCGGAATCCTCACCTTCGGTGAATCCGACAAGGGCACGACCGATGTCGAACAGATCGCGGTCATGACAGTGACCCAGCACTGGATCCCCGTCACCACACCAACCGAAAAGCACCTCGTCGACCGGCTCACCGACGATCAACGACGGTTCGTGAAATCGCTTCGCTACAACCAGGGCCCGGACACCCCCATGGCCGCGCTCACCCTCATCGACACCTCCCCGGTCACGGCGTGCTACATCATCGGCACCGACGACAGCGACCTGCTGCGCAGCGGCATCGACTCGCTCATCTCGACATCGCAGCTGGACTCATGGATCTTCGACGCCGCCAATGAAACACCACCACCAGCGGTGGCACGGCGTGACCGTCGATCTCACGACGAACCCGACCAGCCCACCCTCGACATCGAACTCCCAGACCCGCCTGAAGGGAATCACGGCGATGAGTGA
- a CDS encoding ATP/GTP-binding protein, producing MTRRSRIRRTRTQRAAQVHREPKQRSANHLRLRTSRNRNHTAVPSTDGVGLGRRAAPKRRRLLDKYGWYEQRPEGAWTTTRQAEALNLAGSRRASRYEGVVAGLNIVSGELEILDPFALYGEEISGINVCVIGDIGQGKSALIKTAFGLRQLIADRQVVILDKKPQSGLGEYTPIAQMLGAASIRFQTGGGGACVNLLDAAISTGGEHVGGLSGIVPAGQEALVLAVLADSMSRELDEREKSAVGLALELVNSAARDQGRAPVIRELAMRLLDPNTGDFDTVGGRWADRGLEWGVEPGLALLRLADRDLKGLVDAETSPEIRDSLDTHPLVHFDLSALPTDGPALRVVMTVINTWLANRLAARSSRFAQTILLVEEGWHVAQGSTGEVFQTNMKLSRGLGLCTVSAFHHISDLPGESPARALMQEASIVVLMGQGREDDIRETCHMYRLPPGTEETLMRLGRGQALVKIGRRDPFLLQHIRSPLEVALTDTDSAVKGKAA from the coding sequence ATGACCCGCCGATCCCGCATCCGCCGTACCCGGACACAACGCGCCGCGCAGGTCCACCGCGAACCGAAACAGCGATCCGCCAACCATTTACGCCTGCGGACAAGTCGCAACCGAAACCACACCGCGGTGCCCTCGACCGACGGAGTCGGTCTCGGTCGACGAGCTGCCCCCAAACGGCGTCGCCTGCTGGACAAATACGGCTGGTACGAGCAGCGCCCCGAAGGCGCATGGACCACCACCCGGCAAGCCGAAGCGCTCAACCTCGCAGGCAGCCGCCGCGCCTCCCGCTACGAAGGTGTGGTCGCCGGACTCAACATTGTCTCTGGCGAACTGGAGATCCTCGACCCCTTCGCCCTGTACGGCGAGGAAATCTCCGGCATCAATGTCTGCGTGATCGGGGACATCGGCCAAGGCAAGTCCGCGCTGATCAAGACGGCGTTCGGGCTGCGGCAACTCATCGCCGACCGCCAAGTGGTGATCCTGGACAAGAAACCCCAGTCCGGCCTTGGCGAATACACCCCGATAGCGCAGATGCTGGGCGCCGCATCGATCCGCTTCCAAACCGGCGGAGGCGGAGCATGCGTCAACCTGCTCGACGCCGCAATCAGCACCGGCGGCGAACACGTCGGCGGCCTGTCGGGCATCGTGCCCGCCGGCCAGGAAGCGCTTGTGCTGGCGGTGCTGGCCGACAGCATGAGCCGCGAACTCGATGAACGAGAGAAGTCCGCGGTCGGGCTCGCGCTCGAACTCGTCAACTCTGCGGCTCGCGACCAGGGCCGCGCCCCGGTGATCCGGGAGTTGGCGATGCGACTGCTTGATCCGAATACAGGCGACTTCGACACCGTCGGCGGTCGATGGGCCGACCGTGGTCTCGAATGGGGTGTCGAGCCGGGCCTGGCGCTGCTGCGACTTGCCGACCGCGACCTCAAAGGACTGGTCGACGCCGAAACCAGCCCGGAAATCCGCGACAGCCTCGACACCCACCCCCTGGTCCATTTCGACCTGTCCGCCTTGCCGACCGACGGGCCCGCACTGCGGGTCGTGATGACCGTGATCAACACCTGGCTGGCCAACCGGCTCGCCGCCCGTTCCTCGCGCTTCGCCCAAACGATTCTCCTCGTCGAAGAAGGCTGGCATGTCGCCCAGGGCAGCACCGGCGAAGTGTTCCAGACGAACATGAAACTTTCACGCGGACTCGGTCTGTGCACCGTATCGGCGTTCCACCACATCAGCGATCTGCCGGGGGAGTCACCGGCCCGAGCGCTCATGCAGGAAGCCTCGATCGTCGTGCTCATGGGGCAGGGCCGCGAAGACGACATCCGCGAAACCTGCCACATGTACCGGCTCCCACCGGGCACCGAGGAAACCCTGATGCGGCTGGGCCGCGGCCAAGCTCTGGTCAAGATCGGGCGGCGCGACCCATTTCTGTTGCAGCACATCCGATCCCCGCTCGAGGTCGCTCTCACCGACACCGACAGTGCCGTGAAGGGCAAAGCAGCATGA
- a CDS encoding type IV secretory system conjugative DNA transfer family protein, with protein sequence MNLRNRLRRRPVAPDRLTVRVGVLACDPRSWVCLSPRDGVIVYGPTGSGKTWRLAYQRVCDAPGFVAATSTKTDLMAATFLDRATRGRIAVFDPEDLSGWPGKIRWSLLSGCADPDVAIRRAEALTKAMPLEGTKNGGYFESKAATLLRCYLHAAALDDRSIRDVRVWVPSRTNRTAVDILGTHLPDWAAELEQILGSTSESSDDVLAAAARLLEPLASPKMLAAVDVPGAESFDVESFVLDTTHANTLYLLSKGTSQSMAPFVAALAAEIHHVADRASQKRPGKRLDPPVRLVLDEVNNVAPIPELPSIMTDSGGKGITVWAFAHNQSQNELRWGQIGGRMLGQSPPAMLLLPGLRGDELEAVSRLLGQRKQWEASLSRTMGRSYSQRDEPVLRADEIRELDEDQGLLIYRHAPAAVLRLPSVWDDPRTQRQVRAALETFETIVTTGEVQPQLRLDAPEARRP encoded by the coding sequence ATGAATCTCCGGAATCGACTGCGCCGACGGCCGGTAGCGCCGGACCGGCTGACCGTCCGGGTCGGGGTCCTGGCCTGCGACCCACGATCCTGGGTGTGCTTGTCACCTCGAGACGGCGTTATCGTCTACGGCCCCACCGGATCCGGCAAGACCTGGCGGCTGGCTTACCAGCGTGTGTGCGACGCACCCGGATTCGTCGCCGCCACTTCGACCAAAACCGATCTGATGGCGGCGACATTCCTCGACCGCGCGACACGGGGCCGTATCGCAGTGTTCGACCCCGAAGACCTCTCGGGATGGCCCGGGAAAATCCGATGGTCACTGCTGTCGGGCTGCGCGGACCCGGACGTGGCCATCCGCCGCGCCGAAGCGCTCACCAAGGCGATGCCGCTGGAAGGCACCAAGAACGGCGGGTATTTCGAATCCAAAGCCGCCACCCTGCTGCGCTGCTACCTGCACGCCGCCGCCCTCGACGACCGCTCGATCCGCGACGTGCGCGTCTGGGTGCCCAGCCGCACCAACCGCACCGCCGTCGACATCCTCGGTACCCACCTACCCGACTGGGCCGCCGAACTCGAACAGATCCTAGGCTCCACCTCCGAATCCAGCGACGACGTCCTGGCCGCCGCCGCACGCCTGCTCGAACCCCTCGCCTCACCGAAGATGCTTGCCGCGGTGGACGTTCCCGGCGCGGAGTCCTTCGACGTCGAATCGTTCGTCTTGGACACCACGCACGCGAACACGCTCTACCTGCTGTCCAAAGGCACGTCACAGAGCATGGCGCCATTCGTGGCCGCTCTGGCCGCCGAGATCCATCACGTGGCCGACCGCGCCTCACAGAAACGGCCCGGCAAACGGCTCGACCCGCCCGTGCGGCTGGTGCTCGACGAAGTCAACAACGTCGCGCCCATCCCGGAACTACCCAGCATCATGACCGACAGCGGCGGCAAAGGCATCACCGTCTGGGCATTCGCGCACAACCAATCCCAGAACGAACTGCGCTGGGGCCAGATCGGCGGGCGCATGCTCGGCCAGTCACCGCCGGCCATGCTGCTGCTGCCCGGTCTGCGCGGCGACGAACTCGAAGCCGTCTCGCGGCTGCTTGGACAACGCAAGCAATGGGAAGCCAGCCTGTCGCGGACCATGGGCCGCAGCTACTCCCAACGCGACGAACCGGTCCTGCGCGCCGACGAAATCCGCGAACTCGACGAAGACCAAGGGCTGCTGATCTACCGCCACGCCCCCGCCGCCGTGCTGCGGCTGCCCAGCGTATGGGACGACCCCCGCACCCAACGCCAAGTTCGGGCGGCGCTGGAGACCTTCGAAACCATCGTCACCACAGGCGAAGTCCAGCCACAGCTGCGGCTCGATGCACCGGAAGCGAGGCGGCCATGA